The following coding sequences are from one Formosa haliotis window:
- a CDS encoding DUF4252 domain-containing protein, giving the protein MKTIHNYNSKTMTKHVMLFAIVMLLLPASMMAQTIFDKYSENPNVTYVNIKPRMFQMLAKLDISTNDPESQAYLNMVNSITSFKTIITDDKAIAEDISAWMKSKKGGLDELMEVKDDGKEMKFYVKEGRDADHVKELLIFVNGIGDLTKEANIELNGKPREIETVVALLTGDINLNEISKLTSKMNIPGGEHLKNKK; this is encoded by the coding sequence ATGAAAACGATACACAATTATAACTCCAAAACAATGACTAAACATGTAATGCTCTTCGCTATTGTGATGCTTTTACTTCCTGCAAGTATGATGGCCCAAACTATTTTTGATAAGTATAGCGAAAACCCAAATGTAACTTATGTAAACATTAAACCTAGAATGTTTCAAATGTTGGCGAAATTAGATATTAGTACCAACGATCCCGAGTCTCAAGCCTATTTAAATATGGTAAATAGCATTACCAGTTTTAAAACTATTATTACCGACGACAAAGCTATTGCTGAAGATATTTCGGCTTGGATGAAATCTAAAAAAGGAGGCTTAGACGAACTTATGGAAGTAAAAGATGATGGAAAAGAAATGAAATTTTACGTAAAAGAAGGTCGTGATGCCGACCACGTAAAAGAACTTCTAATCTTTGTTAACGGTATTGGCGACTTAACCAAAGAAGCTAATATTGAATTGAATGGCAAACCTCGTGAAATTGAAACTGTAGTAGCCCTTTTAACTGGAGATATTAATTTAAACGAAATCTCTAAACTAACCAGTAAAATGAATATCCCTGGAGGAGAACATTTAAAGAATAAAAAATAA
- a CDS encoding DUF4252 domain-containing protein, whose product MKSFKYILTITVCFGLLLTSCKSEPTLQTYIVDHQETPNFTTVDLPLSVLNLDESKLNEDQKEAYKSIKRLNFLGYKKEANQLEAYQAEKSKVEQILNDNIYKELMVINNHGGKFTLKYIGDDDDSIDELIVYGNSNDAGFGILRVLGKNMKPEQIVALAKTIEEGDIDTSKLKDALNFLEN is encoded by the coding sequence ATGAAATCTTTTAAATACATCCTTACCATAACGGTTTGTTTCGGCTTATTACTTACCAGTTGTAAATCTGAACCAACGCTGCAAACCTATATTGTAGACCATCAAGAAACTCCAAATTTTACAACTGTAGATTTACCTCTCTCGGTTTTAAATTTAGATGAATCGAAACTAAACGAAGACCAAAAAGAGGCGTATAAATCTATAAAACGATTAAATTTTTTAGGATACAAAAAAGAGGCGAATCAGTTGGAAGCCTATCAAGCCGAAAAATCTAAAGTAGAACAAATTTTAAACGACAACATTTACAAGGAGCTTATGGTAATTAATAACCACGGCGGAAAATTCACTTTAAAATATATAGGCGATGACGATGATTCTATAGACGAACTTATTGTTTATGGAAACTCTAATGATGCAGGTTTTGGTATTTTAAGAGTCCTTGGAAAAAACATGAAACCAGAGCAAATTGTTGCCTTGGCTAAGACAATAGAAGAAGGCGATATAGACACCTCTAAACTAAAAGATGCTTTAAATTTCTTAGAAAACTAA
- a CDS encoding GIN domain-containing protein: MYGDGNLKTVDLYVENGQLNMSDVSASASQVVVFVQHPDISSIVVQNNGTLEFDNNFVTSSSDLIIRGYDAAEIYNAFSLDVAVLDVALENAAKMALVDVEANELYVQLSDGSRCNMEGFATEQYINLNNGCRFNLDFPYAGWEVIAPIRGVTCNITTDNGGNGWVQAVNTLTATANNGSSIFYQGEPKVLNITEINGGTVSRKDF; this comes from the coding sequence TTGTATGGCGATGGCAATTTAAAAACAGTAGATTTATATGTAGAAAACGGACAATTAAATATGTCTGATGTTAGTGCTAGTGCTAGCCAGGTGGTCGTTTTTGTTCAACATCCCGATATAAGTTCTATAGTTGTGCAAAACAACGGAACCTTAGAATTTGATAATAATTTTGTAACCTCTTCGTCAGATTTAATCATTCGTGGTTATGATGCTGCCGAAATTTATAATGCCTTTTCTTTAGATGTTGCTGTGTTAGATGTCGCTTTAGAAAATGCCGCTAAAATGGCCTTGGTAGATGTGGAAGCCAATGAACTTTACGTGCAATTATCTGATGGAAGCCGATGTAATATGGAAGGCTTTGCAACCGAACAATACATCAATTTAAATAACGGGTGTCGTTTTAATTTAGATTTTCCATACGCGGGTTGGGAGGTTATTGCGCCCATTCGCGGGGTAACTTGTAATATCACGACCGACAACGGCGGTAATGGTTGGGTACAAGCAGTAAATACATTAACAGCAACAGCTAATAACGGAAGTTCAATTTTTTATCAAGGCGAACCTAAGGTGTTAAATATTACAGAGATTAATGGTGGTACCGTGTCTAGAAAAGATTTTTAA
- the yajC gene encoding preprotein translocase subunit YajC: MTEGIGSLLPFVLMFVVVYFFMIAPQMKRQKKEKKFASELKRGDRVITKSGMHGKIVDLFDKDNTCVIETLAGKIKFERSSISMEMSSALNKPETVK, from the coding sequence ATGACAGAAGGTATTGGTTCATTATTGCCGTTTGTATTAATGTTTGTGGTTGTGTATTTCTTTATGATTGCACCACAAATGAAACGTCAGAAAAAAGAAAAAAAATTCGCTAGCGAGTTAAAACGTGGCGATCGTGTTATAACTAAAAGTGGTATGCACGGAAAGATTGTCGATTTATTCGATAAAGACAATACTTGTGTTATTGAAACACTTGCAGGTAAAATTAAATTTGAACGTTCTTCTATTTCTATGGAAATGAGTTCAGCTTTAAATAAGCCAGAAACGGTAAAATAA
- a CDS encoding DUF1573 domain-containing protein has protein sequence MKKIMLGLSAVCLIAFTSCKEDASKKVNEENVAVAAERDANSSKFPKIEFTETEHDFGTIESKTEVETVFEYKNTGDAPLVISSITSSCGCTVPQDWSKAPLAPGETGKFTVKFNGSGANSVTKTITVTSNTEAGKDLVKIKAFVKPDPNAAGATNQLATPQIQS, from the coding sequence ATGAAAAAAATAATGCTAGGATTAAGCGCAGTTTGCTTAATCGCTTTTACATCTTGTAAGGAAGACGCTTCTAAAAAAGTAAATGAAGAAAATGTAGCAGTTGCTGCAGAACGTGATGCAAATTCATCTAAATTCCCTAAAATAGAGTTTACAGAAACAGAACATGATTTCGGGACTATAGAATCTAAAACAGAAGTAGAAACGGTTTTCGAATATAAAAATACAGGAGACGCTCCATTAGTAATTTCAAGTATTACGAGTTCTTGTGGTTGTACAGTACCTCAAGATTGGAGTAAAGCACCTTTAGCTCCAGGAGAGACAGGGAAATTTACAGTTAAATTTAATGGTTCTGGTGCAAATAGTGTTACAAAAACAATTACCGTAACATCTAATACCGAAGCAGGTAAAGATTTAGTTAAGATTAAAGCTTTTGTTAAGCCAGATCCTAATGCTGCAGGTGCAACAAATCAATTAGCAACTCCTCAAATTCAATCATAA
- the nusB gene encoding transcription antitermination factor NusB: protein MLNRRHIRVKVMQTIYAFKGGESDDFRTDQKFLVHSLDDMYHLYLLQLSLLIEVQKRVENHLDKSQLKHLATSEDKNPNKKLVNNEVLQLLRQNSLLEDTIRNYGVDNWELDNEYVDVIYKEILSSEIYADYMKTRTSDFKSDKHFIVDVYKEIIAPNEKLYDYLEDKNLTWLDDLPTVNTTILKLLRKSKPSVADSYFVPKLYKDLDDKEFAINLFKKTILNQSKLNAEIDKKAKNWEAERIAQIDYILMQMAVCELQYFPSIPVKVTINEYLEIAKEYSTPKSSIFINGILDKLVKEYQEKGTLNKVGRGLM from the coding sequence ATGCTTAATAGAAGACATATTCGCGTAAAAGTAATGCAAACCATCTATGCTTTTAAAGGTGGAGAAAGTGATGATTTTAGAACAGATCAAAAGTTTTTAGTTCATAGTTTAGACGATATGTATCATTTATACTTGTTACAATTATCGTTACTTATTGAGGTTCAAAAACGCGTAGAAAATCATCTTGATAAATCGCAATTAAAGCATCTTGCTACTTCCGAAGATAAAAATCCAAACAAAAAATTAGTTAATAACGAAGTCCTTCAGTTATTAAGACAAAACAGTTTGTTAGAAGATACCATTAGAAATTATGGTGTAGATAATTGGGAATTAGATAACGAATATGTAGACGTTATATATAAAGAGATTTTATCTAGCGAAATCTATGCCGATTATATGAAAACGCGAACATCAGACTTTAAATCCGATAAGCACTTTATAGTAGATGTGTACAAAGAAATTATTGCGCCAAACGAAAAACTTTACGATTATTTAGAAGACAAAAACTTAACTTGGTTAGACGATTTACCTACGGTAAATACAACCATTTTAAAATTATTACGCAAATCTAAACCTAGCGTAGCCGATTCGTATTTTGTGCCTAAATTATATAAGGATTTAGACGATAAAGAGTTTGCAATTAATCTGTTTAAAAAGACCATTTTAAATCAGTCAAAATTAAATGCAGAAATTGATAAAAAAGCAAAAAACTGGGAAGCCGAACGTATTGCACAAATCGATTATATATTAATGCAAATGGCGGTTTGCGAACTTCAATATTTTCCATCTATTCCGGTAAAGGTTACTATTAACGAATATTTAGAAATTGCCAAAGAATATTCGACTCCAAAAAGTAGTATTTTTATAAATGGTATTTTAGATAAGCTAGTTAAGGAATATCAAGAAAAAGGAACTTTAAATAAAGTCGGGAGAGGGTTGATGTAG
- a CDS encoding Glu/Leu/Phe/Val family dehydrogenase, with protein sequence MVSEVLKANELYKVDPVFGQHSFNNHEQIVFCNDKDTGLKAIIGIHNTVLGPALGGTRMWNYNNEWEALNDVLRLSRGMTYKAAVTGLNLGGGKAVIIGDAKTQKTPELMKRFGEFVHSLSGKYITAEDVGMETSDMDLVREVTPYVTGISESKGGAGNPSPITAYGVYMGMKAAAKFKFGSDQLEGKSILVQGIGHVGETLVDYLTKEGAQVIISDISESRLEAVSKTYGATIYRGSNLYSEAVDIYAPCALGATINDDTIHQIQAKVIAGAANNQLANELVHGPILQDRGIVYAPDFLINAGGIINVYAEIAGYGKDEIMSKTQNIYNTTLEILNNADIHHITPNQAALEVAKSRIETRKKEGNK encoded by the coding sequence ATGGTTTCAGAAGTTTTAAAAGCAAATGAACTGTATAAAGTTGACCCTGTTTTTGGTCAACACTCATTTAATAATCATGAGCAAATTGTGTTTTGCAATGACAAAGATACAGGTTTAAAAGCAATTATTGGTATTCATAACACGGTATTAGGACCTGCTTTAGGAGGAACTAGAATGTGGAACTATAATAACGAATGGGAAGCCCTAAATGATGTTTTACGTTTGTCGCGAGGAATGACATATAAAGCGGCTGTAACCGGGTTAAATCTTGGTGGTGGTAAAGCGGTGATTATAGGTGATGCTAAAACCCAAAAAACACCAGAATTAATGAAACGTTTTGGGGAGTTTGTACATTCGTTAAGCGGGAAATATATCACTGCGGAAGATGTAGGAATGGAAACATCAGACATGGATTTAGTACGTGAAGTAACCCCTTATGTAACCGGAATTTCAGAATCTAAAGGGGGAGCAGGAAACCCATCGCCAATTACAGCTTATGGGGTGTATATGGGAATGAAAGCTGCCGCAAAATTTAAATTCGGTTCAGATCAATTAGAAGGTAAATCGATCCTAGTTCAAGGCATTGGCCATGTAGGTGAAACTTTAGTAGATTATTTAACTAAAGAAGGAGCACAGGTTATTATTAGTGATATTAGCGAATCGCGCTTAGAAGCAGTTAGTAAAACTTACGGTGCTACAATTTACAGAGGTTCTAATTTATATAGCGAGGCTGTAGATATTTATGCGCCTTGTGCATTAGGAGCTACAATAAACGACGACACCATTCATCAAATTCAAGCTAAAGTTATCGCCGGTGCGGCAAATAACCAATTGGCAAACGAATTGGTTCATGGCCCTATTTTACAAGATCGCGGTATTGTTTATGCACCAGATTTTTTAATTAATGCAGGAGGTATTATCAATGTATATGCAGAAATTGCAGGTTATGGTAAAGATGAAATTATGAGTAAAACTCAAAACATCTACAATACAACTTTAGAAATTTTAAACAATGCAGATATACACCATATAACACCAAATCAGGCAGCACTAGAAGTAGCAAAATCCAGAATTGAAACACGAAAAAAAGAAGGGAATAAATAA
- a CDS encoding PUR family DNA/RNA-binding protein, which translates to MDTNDMMEKEEIFSKVLRAGRRTYFFDVRATKAGDYYLTITESKKFTNDDGSYHYKKHKIYLYKEDFSEFRDILNEMTDYIIDEKGDEVISERHQKDFKKDYETNQSEEPVEAGHASAEKFTDIDFDDI; encoded by the coding sequence ATGGATACTAATGACATGATGGAGAAAGAGGAGATTTTTTCTAAAGTATTACGAGCAGGGAGACGAACATATTTTTTTGATGTTAGAGCTACAAAGGCAGGTGATTATTATTTAACCATTACAGAAAGTAAAAAATTCACCAACGACGACGGGTCGTACCACTACAAAAAGCACAAAATATATTTATACAAAGAAGACTTTTCTGAGTTTAGAGATATTTTAAATGAAATGACCGATTACATTATTGATGAGAAAGGCGATGAAGTAATAAGCGAACGCCATCAGAAAGATTTCAAAAAGGATTACGAAACTAATCAAAGTGAAGAACCTGTTGAAGCTGGACATGCTTCTGCTGAAAAATTTACAGATATCGATTTTGATGATATTTAA
- a CDS encoding 1-acyl-sn-glycerol-3-phosphate acyltransferase: MILKQIKLRVLKSYMTLGLFFYYKKISVKGSEFIPKNKAVLLLSNHQNGLLDPLIMATRLERFCYYLTRAGVFEKPWISKFLKSLNMLPVYRVRDGWQTVLNNNAIFETCKHLLSRREALVIFPEGSHNLIRKVRPLSKGFTRIVLGTLDTHPDIDLQLIPVGVNYNSPEAFADSMLLNIGAPISANRYKTLERTEAVKILKTDVETEIKELTTHIFDDYDSSLQQLEAEGADFLNPKALNHYLKHGEKGEGFKTKKTWLKPAKTSFTVVLKGMLLPVYLFWKFVAQPKIKEKEFVGTFRFALGVTLVPIWLLVLLLIIGFSWGWAIAFLSIMAILVVDLLAVKL; the protein is encoded by the coding sequence ATGATTTTAAAACAGATTAAATTAAGGGTGCTTAAAAGTTATATGACTTTAGGTTTATTTTTTTATTATAAAAAGATAAGTGTTAAAGGCTCGGAGTTTATTCCGAAAAACAAAGCGGTTTTACTGCTTTCTAATCATCAAAATGGCTTGTTAGACCCGTTAATAATGGCAACACGTTTAGAACGATTTTGTTATTATTTAACCCGAGCGGGGGTGTTCGAAAAACCTTGGATTTCTAAATTTTTAAAAAGTTTAAATATGTTGCCAGTTTATCGTGTACGCGATGGTTGGCAAACGGTACTGAATAATAATGCCATTTTTGAAACCTGTAAACACTTATTAAGTAGGCGAGAAGCTCTTGTTATTTTTCCAGAAGGAAGTCATAATTTAATTAGAAAAGTCCGCCCGCTTAGCAAAGGGTTTACGCGTATTGTATTAGGTACTTTAGATACCCATCCAGATATAGATTTGCAGTTAATTCCTGTTGGAGTGAACTACAATTCGCCAGAAGCTTTTGCAGATAGTATGTTACTAAATATAGGCGCTCCTATTTCTGCAAACCGTTATAAAACTTTAGAAAGGACCGAAGCGGTTAAGATCTTGAAAACGGATGTAGAAACCGAAATAAAAGAATTGACCACCCATATTTTTGATGATTATGATTCTAGCTTACAGCAGTTAGAAGCCGAAGGCGCAGATTTTTTAAACCCGAAAGCCCTAAATCATTATTTAAAACATGGCGAAAAAGGAGAGGGGTTTAAAACCAAAAAAACATGGTTAAAACCTGCAAAAACAAGTTTTACCGTAGTATTAAAGGGTATGTTGTTACCAGTTTATCTTTTCTGGAAATTTGTTGCGCAACCCAAAATAAAGGAAAAGGAGTTTGTAGGAACATTTCGGTTTGCTTTAGGAGTTACCTTAGTTCCTATTTGGTTATTGGTATTGCTATTAATTATTGGTTTTAGTTGGGGGTGGGCCATAGCCTTTTTAAGTATTATGGCAATTCTTGTTGTAGACCTTCTAGCGGTAAAATTGTAG
- a CDS encoding tRNA-binding protein: MKPIINFEDFSVVDLRVGTIIAINDFPKARKPAYQLTIDFGDLGIKKTSAQITTLYKKEDLMHKQLVAVVNFPKKQIANFMSECLVLGAVKENDVMLLHPEQPIKNGTPVL, encoded by the coding sequence ATGAAACCGATTATAAATTTTGAAGACTTTAGTGTTGTTGATTTACGCGTAGGAACTATTATCGCCATTAATGATTTTCCTAAAGCCAGAAAACCAGCCTATCAATTAACCATAGACTTTGGGGATTTAGGTATTAAAAAAACATCGGCTCAGATAACCACCTTATATAAAAAGGAAGATTTAATGCACAAACAATTAGTGGCAGTTGTGAATTTTCCTAAAAAGCAAATTGCAAATTTTATGAGTGAATGTTTGGTGTTGGGTGCAGTAAAAGAAAACGATGTTATGCTTTTACATCCCGAGCAACCTATTAAAAATGGAACTCCAGTATTGTAG
- a CDS encoding thioredoxin family protein, which produces MADTPSNMMPLGTQAPDFNLLDTVSNQFKSLSQLKGTHATVIFFICNHCPFVIHVNSELVSLAKDYKAQGVNCIAISSNDIEMYPQDAPDKMKINAKEQGYPFPYLFDDTQAVAHAYNAACTPDFYVFDEDLKLKYRGQLDDSRPGNSLPVTGKDIRHALDCILENKENTALQKPSIGCSIKWFK; this is translated from the coding sequence ATGGCCGACACACCTTCTAATATGATGCCCCTTGGAACGCAAGCTCCAGATTTCAATTTACTAGATACCGTTTCTAATCAATTCAAATCCTTAAGTCAACTTAAAGGCACACATGCCACTGTTATCTTTTTTATTTGTAACCATTGTCCGTTTGTTATTCATGTAAATTCCGAACTCGTTTCACTAGCAAAAGATTACAAGGCACAAGGGGTTAACTGTATTGCCATTTCTAGCAATGATATTGAAATGTATCCGCAAGATGCGCCCGATAAAATGAAAATAAATGCTAAAGAGCAAGGTTATCCTTTTCCGTATTTGTTCGATGATACTCAGGCGGTAGCCCATGCCTACAATGCTGCGTGCACACCCGATTTTTATGTGTTTGATGAAGATTTAAAACTGAAATATCGCGGACAATTAGACGATTCTAGGCCAGGAAATTCACTTCCTGTAACGGGTAAAGACATCCGCCATGCCTTAGATTGTATCCTTGAAAATAAAGAAAATACAGCACTACAAAAACCGAGTATTGGCTGTAGTATAAAATGGTTTAAATAA
- a CDS encoding YfiT family bacillithiol transferase has translation METLESLKYPIGQFECPNPITDKDVKAWIDVLNRFPSRLNALVKPLTDFQLDTEYRPEGWTIRQLVHHIADSHHHSYTRFKWSLTEDTPVIKAYNQDNWSNLEDAINAPVSMSLLHIEAVHKRLVYLLKSLSETDLNKSFIHPETNKVVPLKENIGIYAWHSNHHFAHIVKALERKGWIKM, from the coding sequence ATGGAAACTCTAGAATCACTTAAATACCCAATAGGTCAGTTTGAATGTCCTAACCCAATTACAGATAAAGATGTTAAAGCGTGGATCGATGTGTTAAACCGATTTCCATCGCGATTAAATGCTTTAGTGAAACCGTTAACCGATTTTCAATTAGATACAGAATATCGACCAGAAGGTTGGACGATTAGGCAATTGGTCCATCATATAGCAGATAGTCACCATCATAGTTACACCCGGTTTAAATGGAGTTTAACAGAGGATACTCCGGTTATTAAGGCTTACAATCAAGATAACTGGTCTAATTTAGAAGATGCTATTAATGCGCCAGTGAGTATGTCGCTATTACATATAGAGGCGGTTCATAAGCGTTTAGTTTACCTTTTAAAATCTTTAAGTGAAACGGATTTAAATAAAAGTTTCATTCATCCAGAAACCAATAAAGTTGTGCCACTAAAAGAAAATATAGGTATTTATGCGTGGCACAGCAATCATCATTTTGCTCATATAGTAAAAGCGTTAGAACGTAAAGGCTGGATTAAAATGTAA
- a CDS encoding peptidylprolyl isomerase, producing MQDGLYAKFKTTKGDILVALEFEKTPGTVGNFVALAEGNLENSAKPQGKPYYDGLKFHRVIPDFMIQGGCPQGTGTGNPGYKFADEFHPDLKHDRPGILSMANAGPGTNGSQFFITHVETPWLDNAHTVFGHVVEGQDIVDAIAQGDAIENLEIIRVGKAAEDFNAVEAFRTFEGAREKLLAEAKAKQEAELDKISAGFNKTDSGLRYQVLQASKSGKKAKTGQTVSVHYKGQLQDGTVFDSSYKRKEPIEFPIGVGQVIPGWDEGIQLLEVGDKARLVIPSDLGYGAQGAGGVIPPHATLIFDVELMDVK from the coding sequence ATGCAAGACGGTTTATACGCAAAATTTAAAACTACAAAAGGCGACATTTTAGTAGCTTTAGAATTCGAAAAAACACCTGGTACGGTAGGAAACTTTGTAGCTTTAGCAGAAGGTAATTTAGAAAACTCGGCAAAGCCACAAGGAAAACCATATTACGATGGCTTGAAATTTCACCGTGTGATACCAGATTTTATGATTCAAGGGGGGTGTCCTCAAGGTACAGGTACTGGAAATCCAGGATATAAATTCGCCGATGAATTTCACCCAGACTTAAAGCACGATCGTCCAGGAATTCTTTCTATGGCTAATGCTGGTCCTGGTACAAACGGAAGTCAGTTTTTTATAACGCATGTTGAAACGCCTTGGTTAGATAATGCACATACTGTGTTTGGCCATGTTGTTGAAGGGCAAGATATTGTTGACGCGATTGCACAAGGAGATGCGATTGAGAATTTAGAGATAATTAGAGTAGGTAAAGCTGCAGAAGATTTTAATGCTGTTGAAGCGTTTAGAACTTTCGAAGGCGCTCGCGAAAAGCTTTTAGCAGAAGCTAAAGCTAAGCAAGAAGCAGAATTAGATAAAATCTCTGCCGGATTTAATAAAACCGATAGTGGTTTGCGTTACCAAGTGCTACAAGCATCTAAAAGTGGTAAAAAAGCAAAAACAGGACAAACAGTTTCTGTACACTATAAGGGGCAATTACAAGACGGTACCGTTTTCGATTCGTCTTATAAGCGTAAAGAACCAATTGAATTTCCAATAGGTGTAGGTCAAGTTATTCCTGGATGGGATGAAGGTATACAGTTATTAGAAGTTGGCGATAAAGCACGTTTAGTAATTCCTAGCGATTTAGGATATGGTGCACAAGGAGCAGGTGGTGTAATTCCTCCACATGCTACACTTATTTTCGATGTAGAATTAATGGATGTAAAATAA
- a CDS encoding arabinogalactan endo-1,4-beta-galactosidase, which produces MSTHCNTLWGSGSHWDNATLFDFNNKANLGLQFYHAALK; this is translated from the coding sequence GTGTCTACCCATTGTAACACCCTTTGGGGATCGGGTTCGCATTGGGACAATGCTACGCTCTTCGATTTTAATAACAAGGCCAATTTAGGGTTGCAATTTTATCATGCAGCTTTAAAATAA
- a CDS encoding glycosyl hydrolase 53 family protein: MKMEYLTLSLLFYIFFVACGSDQVRQNIPEIESPEVLTSFYYGADLSYVNEMEDCGAIYKNEIGVAEDPYKIFSDCGANLIRVRLWHNPTWTHYSNYDDVKKSISRAKKLGMQVLLDFYYLDSWTFPDRPGRNH; the protein is encoded by the coding sequence ATGAAAATGGAATATTTAACGCTTTCACTCTTATTTTATATCTTTTTTGTCGCTTGTGGTTCAGATCAAGTTCGGCAAAACATACCAGAAATTGAAAGTCCAGAAGTTCTTACTTCATTTTATTATGGTGCAGATTTATCTTATGTGAATGAAATGGAAGATTGTGGTGCTATTTATAAAAACGAAATCGGTGTTGCCGAAGATCCTTATAAAATTTTTAGCGATTGTGGAGCTAATTTGATTCGTGTTCGTTTATGGCATAACCCAACCTGGACCCATTATTCTAACTACGATGATGTGAAAAAGTCTATTTCTAGAGCGAAAAAATTAGGCATGCAGGTGTTGTTAGATTTTTATTATTTGGATTCTTGGACATTTCCTGATCGCCCAGGCCGAAATCATTAA